In Clostridium sporogenes, one genomic interval encodes:
- a CDS encoding ABC transporter permease, whose product MKKKYYKIWIIVFSIIILSSVFASLITKFNPYEVELTKVLIKPNKIHIMGTDSMGRDVFSRVLYGGRVSLSVALLSVLISTTIGTLYGVISGYFGGKVDSVMMRMLDTFLAIPTLVIMLALQSIIRGGITSMIIIMGLTGWLQTARIVRSQVMSIKNKNYVKAARVLGTPTYKIMINHLLRNSLPAILVISVLNCAQAVFTEVSMSFLGIGVPQGMPSWGSMLNCAQNDILSGAWWIAFYPGIFTVISMLSINFIGEGIKKKLAAY is encoded by the coding sequence ATGAAGAAAAAATATTATAAAATATGGATTATAGTTTTTTCAATAATAATATTAAGTTCTGTTTTTGCATCCCTAATAACTAAGTTTAATCCTTATGAGGTAGAACTTACAAAAGTACTTATTAAGCCTAATAAAATACATATAATGGGTACGGATAGTATGGGAAGAGATGTTTTTTCAAGAGTATTGTATGGTGGAAGGGTCTCTTTAAGTGTGGCTCTATTATCTGTATTAATATCTACTACTATAGGAACCTTATATGGAGTTATAAGTGGATATTTTGGTGGAAAAGTAGACAGTGTGATGATGAGAATGTTAGATACATTTTTAGCCATTCCTACATTAGTGATAATGCTTGCTCTTCAATCCATTATAAGAGGTGGTATAACAAGCATGATTATAATAATGGGACTTACAGGATGGCTTCAAACTGCAAGAATAGTAAGATCTCAAGTAATGAGTATAAAAAATAAAAATTATGTTAAGGCAGCTAGAGTGCTTGGAACTCCAACCTATAAAATTATGATAAATCATCTTTTGAGAAATAGTTTGCCAGCTATATTGGTTATATCTGTTTTAAATTGTGCACAGGCTGTTTTCACGGAAGTTTCTATGAGTTTTTTAGGTATAGGAGTACCTCAGGGAATGCCTTCTTGGGGTAGCATGCTAAACTGTGCTCAAAATGATATACTATCAGGGGCTTGGTGGATAGCCTTTTATCCAGGTATATTTACAGTAATATCTATGCTTAGTATAAACTTTATAGGAGAAGGTATTAAGAAAAAATTAGCGGCTTATTAG
- a CDS encoding DUF1657 domain-containing protein — protein sequence MTVISKLNQTMEMLKSTESNCRTFSMDTDDPNAKQMFNQMAENMKMCEGMLQSRINFVMSEEPQYQPEQQQQQIQQEIQMQQQQQDQQQ from the coding sequence ATGACTGTTATTAGTAAACTTAATCAAACAATGGAGATGTTAAAGAGCACGGAATCTAATTGTAGAACTTTTTCTATGGATACAGATGATCCTAATGCAAAACAAATGTTTAATCAAATGGCTGAAAATATGAAAATGTGTGAAGGCATGCTTCAAAGCAGAATTAATTTTGTTATGAGCGAAGAACCTCAATATCAACCTGAACAGCAACAACAACAAATACAGCAAGAAATTCAAATGCAACAACAGCAACAAGATCAACAACAATAA
- a CDS encoding metal ABC transporter permease: MLSYTFMRTALIISIFISILCPSIGIYLVLRRYSMIGDTLAHSSLAGIAIGLSLGQNPILSAFIFTSIAGVFIEFLRDYYKRYAELILSIVLSLSVGIAITLVSSGKASGNINSFLFGSILTVSKGELLTVFILSIISCLTLILLHSELLYIAFDEEGAKIANVRVKLINYIFSILVAATISVSIRIVGVLVLSSLIALPVATALQFKKGFKNTLFLSILISIFDVISALFLSYYLDCAPGGITALISVFILLIVMVFKKNK; this comes from the coding sequence AGCTTTAATTATTTCTATATTTATATCTATTTTATGCCCTAGTATAGGTATATATTTAGTACTTAGAAGATATTCAATGATTGGAGATACTTTAGCTCACAGTTCTTTGGCTGGTATAGCTATAGGATTATCCTTAGGCCAGAACCCTATACTAAGCGCCTTTATATTTACTTCTATAGCAGGAGTTTTTATAGAATTTTTAAGAGATTATTATAAAAGATATGCAGAACTAATCTTATCTATAGTTCTTTCTTTAAGTGTAGGTATTGCTATAACCTTAGTAAGCTCTGGGAAAGCTTCAGGTAATATAAATTCCTTCCTATTTGGAAGTATTCTTACAGTGTCAAAAGGCGAGCTTTTAACTGTATTTATATTAAGCATAATATCTTGTCTTACCTTAATTTTATTACATAGTGAACTTTTATATATAGCTTTTGATGAAGAAGGAGCTAAAATAGCTAATGTAAGAGTAAAACTTATAAATTATATTTTTTCTATTTTAGTGGCAGCTACCATATCCGTATCTATCAGAATTGTTGGAGTTTTAGTTTTAAGCTCTTTAATAGCTCTACCTGTAGCCACTGCTCTACAGTTTAAAAAAGGATTTAAAAACACCCTATTTTTGTCTATATTAATAAGTATATTTGATGTAATATCCGCTTTATTTTTATCCTATTATTTAGATTGTGCTCCTGGAGGAATAACAGCACTTATTTCCGTTTTCATTTTACTTATAGTTATGGTATTTAAAAAAAATAAATAA
- a CDS encoding ABC transporter ATP-binding protein, with product MLEVKNVVKSYNPKLSLFTKNKLDFKAIDNVSFKLKEGEAIGLVGESGCGKSTLGRLILRLENTTEGSIKYKGKNIWSFKGKELKNFRKQCQIIFQDTYCSLNPNIRVIDSLMEPLDNYFTELSKEEKTNKIESIIGFAKLDKAILEKYPSSISGGERQRINICRALLLEPKLLICDEIISSLDVCTQASIMSMVKELREKSNTAILFISHDISAVDYLCDKIIVMESGRIIETIENKKLGLYSYKKDYTEKLLSSVPINHPSKRVNTIY from the coding sequence ATGTTAGAAGTTAAAAATGTAGTAAAAAGTTATAATCCTAAATTAAGTTTATTTACAAAGAATAAATTAGATTTTAAAGCTATAGATAATGTATCCTTTAAATTAAAAGAGGGAGAAGCTATAGGACTTGTAGGAGAATCAGGCTGTGGTAAAAGTACGTTGGGAAGGCTTATTTTAAGACTGGAAAATACTACAGAAGGTTCAATAAAATACAAAGGGAAGAATATATGGAGTTTTAAGGGGAAAGAGCTAAAAAATTTTAGAAAACAGTGTCAGATAATATTTCAAGATACATATTGTTCTTTAAATCCTAATATTAGAGTAATAGATTCCCTTATGGAACCTTTAGATAACTATTTTACTGAGTTATCTAAAGAAGAAAAAACAAATAAAATAGAAAGTATCATAGGATTTGCTAAATTAGATAAGGCTATATTAGAAAAATATCCTTCATCTATAAGTGGAGGGGAAAGACAAAGAATAAACATATGTAGAGCTTTGCTTTTAGAACCTAAGCTTTTAATTTGTGACGAAATAATATCCAGCTTAGATGTATGTACACAAGCATCAATAATGTCTATGGTAAAAGAGCTTAGAGAAAAAAGTAACACAGCTATATTGTTTATATCACATGATATAAGTGCTGTAGATTATCTTTGTGACAAGATTATTGTAATGGAATCTGGAAGAATAATAGAAACTATAGAAAATAAAAAGTTAGGGCTATATTCATATAAAAAAGATTATACAGAAAAGCTTTTATCTTCAGTTCCTATAAATCATCCTTCCAAAAGGGTAAATACTATTTATTAA
- a CDS encoding magnesium transporter, which produces MPSTDTEFQEQMQQQMKQRLENLPRFTYKVTRFFKNKSDLQQAIDDLNNGGIPNLNSKKLTDNYIEEIYEMCFLFKIEGRKVLKGFIYGALIGIILGMLQGIGFLAFPLLNPISAGGMMVSTLIISLIVSVICGSFTAIVLLFRPIKKVDSSFYMLTVYSDYENKQIIEDILNKHVTFEI; this is translated from the coding sequence ATGCCGTCAACGGATACTGAATTTCAAGAACAGATGCAACAGCAAATGAAACAAAGACTTGAAAACTTACCTAGATTTACTTATAAGGTTACAAGATTTTTTAAAAATAAAAGTGATTTGCAGCAAGCTATTGATGATTTGAATAATGGAGGTATTCCTAATCTTAATAGCAAGAAACTTACAGATAATTATATAGAGGAAATATATGAAATGTGCTTTTTATTTAAAATAGAGGGAAGAAAAGTTTTAAAAGGGTTTATATATGGAGCATTAATAGGAATAATTTTAGGTATGTTACAGGGAATTGGATTTTTAGCTTTTCCTCTACTAAATCCTATTTCAGCGGGGGGAATGATGGTTTCAACCTTAATAATTTCACTTATTGTATCTGTAATATGTGGAAGTTTTACAGCTATAGTTTTACTTTTTAGGCCTATAAAAAAAGTAGATTCATCCTTTTATATGCTTACGGTTTATTCAGATTATGAAAATAAGCAGATTATAGAAGATATATTAAATAAACATGTAACTTTTGAAATATAG
- a CDS encoding ABC transporter ATP-binding protein, translating to MNILEVKGLRIEEEKNKKILVRNTDFKVEKGKITCIVGESGSGKTMTAMSIIGMLPEGVRVTKGEILFMGENIFNFSKEKLRDFRGKKIFSIFQNSINCFNPSVIMEIQIYDMICSHYSIDKESFKNKLINIMKNINLKNPEIILKQYPFQLSGGMIQRMMIASAILMEPDIIIADEPTTALDLTSQKDILNQLKMIKEKLNTTILMITHDFGVVAEIADNVVIMQNGNIIEKGNVYNIFDNPQENYTKTLLNATFKREVTYVC from the coding sequence TTGAACATTTTAGAAGTCAAAGGCCTTAGGATAGAAGAAGAAAAAAATAAAAAGATTTTAGTTAGGAATACTGATTTTAAAGTAGAAAAAGGAAAAATTACTTGTATAGTAGGAGAAAGTGGAAGTGGGAAAACTATGACAGCCATGTCTATAATAGGAATGCTTCCAGAAGGAGTTAGAGTTACAAAGGGAGAAATACTTTTTATGGGAGAAAATATTTTTAACTTCTCTAAAGAGAAACTAAGAGATTTTAGAGGAAAGAAAATTTTTTCTATATTTCAGAATTCTATAAATTGTTTTAATCCCTCTGTAATTATGGAAATACAAATATATGATATGATATGTAGTCATTATAGTATAGATAAGGAAAGTTTTAAAAATAAACTCATAAATATAATGAAAAATATTAATTTAAAAAATCCTGAAATTATATTAAAACAATATCCTTTTCAATTAAGTGGAGGTATGATTCAAAGAATGATGATTGCGTCGGCTATACTTATGGAACCGGATATAATAATAGCAGATGAACCAACTACTGCCTTAGATTTAACATCTCAAAAAGATATATTAAATCAATTAAAAATGATAAAAGAAAAATTAAATACTACTATATTAATGATAACTCATGATTTTGGAGTAGTAGCAGAAATTGCAGATAATGTAGTAATTATGCAAAATGGAAATATTATAGAAAAGGGAAATGTATATAATATATTTGATAATCCTCAAGAAAACTATACTAAAACTTTATTAAATGCTACCTTTAAAAGAGAGGTAACTTATGTATGTTAG
- a CDS encoding ABC transporter permease, giving the protein MTSRYILKRLGQGILIVFFLSIISFLIINAAPGDPAVAIYGGKADRLTNSERSRIVKNYGLDRPVMERYIKWSGQMIKGDMGISYIEGRSVLEILKEKIPNTMVLFINSILLISLISMILGLKAGFNEGSIWDKLLSTLSIIFYSIPPFWLALIFILVFSVYTGWLPSSGNMSIGGEGSVLDVLKHAILPIAVIVITHVGAYSRFIQEKVKEEDKSYYVMVARANGVLEKKIRKGITKNAVVPFINYLGITIPTFFSGSVMIETVFSWPGLGMLTVKAANSRDYPLLMGAIFITGVLVVLCMIVTDIIEIIVNPHLRK; this is encoded by the coding sequence ATGACCTCAAGATATATACTAAAAAGATTAGGGCAGGGTATATTGATTGTATTTTTTCTAAGTATAATATCCTTTCTTATCATAAATGCTGCGCCGGGAGATCCGGCGGTAGCTATTTATGGGGGAAAAGCCGATAGATTAACCAACTCAGAAAGATCTAGAATAGTAAAAAATTATGGGTTAGATAGACCAGTAATGGAGAGATACATAAAATGGTCCGGTCAAATGATAAAAGGAGACATGGGCATATCTTACATAGAAGGAAGATCAGTGCTAGAAATATTGAAGGAAAAAATTCCAAATACTATGGTGCTTTTTATAAATTCTATACTTTTGATAAGCTTAATTTCAATGATTTTAGGATTAAAAGCAGGATTTAATGAAGGATCTATATGGGATAAACTTCTTAGTACTTTAAGTATAATATTTTATTCTATCCCACCTTTTTGGTTAGCTCTTATTTTTATATTAGTATTTTCTGTTTATACAGGTTGGTTGCCTTCCTCAGGAAATATGAGCATAGGTGGGGAAGGAAGTGTTTTAGATGTACTAAAACATGCCATACTACCTATAGCAGTTATAGTAATTACTCATGTAGGTGCCTATTCAAGATTTATACAAGAAAAAGTAAAAGAAGAGGATAAAAGTTATTATGTTATGGTAGCTAGAGCAAATGGAGTTTTAGAAAAGAAAATAAGAAAAGGGATAACTAAAAATGCAGTAGTGCCTTTTATAAATTATTTAGGCATAACTATTCCTACTTTTTTTAGTGGCTCTGTAATGATAGAAACGGTGTTTTCTTGGCCTGGTCTTGGAATGCTTACAGTTAAAGCTGCCAACTCAAGAGATTATCCATTGCTTATGGGAGCTATATTTATAACTGGAGTTTTAGTTGTTTTATGTATGATAGTTACAGATATAATAGAAATAATAGTTAATCCACATCTTAGAAAGTAG
- a CDS encoding ABC transporter substrate-binding protein encodes MKKMKSIKKATAMLLIALFTLPIIFTGCSSKKEQSEKDDKKGKTVVYGAEFEDEKLNPVLAPAYANDLIFRGLMRFDKDNKPQCDIAESYKKSTDGLTYDFKIKKGVKFHDGKELKAEDVVFTIKSIQDPKVNTEMKPEFEEVKDIKAEGDYNVKVTLAKSFPALLDKLTIGIVPKHALEGKDLNNAEFNQKPIGAGPFKFVKWEKGNNITLSKFEDYYDKDKTGNVEKFIFKFIPDYNVRAMQLETGEIDLAYVEPSQVGKLEKLEKIKVYNENTADYRCFMFNMRKELWKDVNVRKAFNYAVDRKGMVDGIVKGFGVEAYSPLQKNKFNNANVEKYTYDLEKANELLDKAGWKKGKDGIREKDGKKFEFTLTAPSTDEVRVKIANYLASQFKKIGVTVKVAALDWNAIKIDECEAFVLGWGSPYDADDHTYKLFHSSQIKNGNNFGAYSNPKVDKLLEEGRTTEDEGKRKEIYGKLQEELANDPPYNFEIYVNAIYAVNKKVTGIKEKILGHHGAGFIWNAEEWKVQ; translated from the coding sequence ATGAAAAAAATGAAATCAATTAAAAAAGCTACGGCTATGTTGTTAATTGCCTTATTTACATTGCCAATAATATTTACTGGCTGCTCAAGTAAAAAAGAACAATCAGAAAAAGATGATAAAAAAGGCAAGACAGTAGTTTATGGTGCAGAATTTGAAGATGAAAAATTAAATCCTGTATTAGCGCCAGCCTATGCTAACGATTTAATTTTTAGAGGTCTTATGAGATTTGATAAGGATAATAAGCCACAATGTGATATTGCAGAATCTTATAAGAAATCTACAGATGGATTGACCTACGATTTTAAAATTAAAAAAGGTGTAAAATTCCATGATGGAAAAGAGCTTAAAGCTGAAGATGTTGTATTTACAATAAAGTCAATACAAGATCCTAAGGTTAATACAGAGATGAAACCAGAATTTGAAGAAGTAAAAGACATAAAAGCTGAAGGTGATTATAATGTTAAGGTTACATTAGCAAAGTCCTTTCCAGCACTTTTAGACAAGTTAACAATTGGAATAGTTCCGAAACATGCCCTAGAAGGAAAAGATTTAAATAATGCAGAATTTAATCAAAAACCAATAGGAGCAGGGCCATTTAAATTTGTAAAATGGGAAAAAGGTAATAATATAACATTATCAAAATTTGAAGACTATTATGATAAAGACAAAACAGGAAATGTAGAAAAGTTCATATTTAAATTTATACCAGATTATAATGTACGTGCTATGCAGCTTGAAACAGGGGAAATTGATTTAGCTTATGTAGAACCAAGTCAAGTAGGTAAACTAGAAAAATTAGAAAAAATAAAAGTCTATAATGAAAATACAGCGGATTATAGATGTTTTATGTTTAACATGAGAAAAGAATTGTGGAAAGATGTTAATGTTCGTAAAGCTTTCAACTATGCAGTAGATAGAAAAGGTATGGTGGATGGAATAGTAAAAGGTTTTGGAGTAGAAGCTTATTCTCCACTTCAGAAGAATAAATTTAATAATGCTAACGTAGAAAAATATACTTATGATTTAGAAAAAGCTAATGAATTGTTGGATAAAGCAGGTTGGAAAAAAGGAAAAGATGGTATAAGAGAAAAGGATGGAAAGAAATTTGAATTTACTTTAACTGCACCAAGTACTGACGAAGTCAGAGTGAAAATAGCTAATTACTTAGCTTCTCAATTCAAAAAAATAGGAGTTACTGTTAAAGTTGCAGCACTAGATTGGAATGCTATAAAAATAGATGAATGTGAAGCCTTTGTATTAGGATGGGGAAGCCCATATGATGCAGATGATCATACATATAAATTATTCCATTCAAGTCAAATAAAGAATGGTAACAATTTTGGAGCTTATTCAAATCCTAAAGTAGATAAATTATTAGAAGAGGGAAGAACTACAGAAGATGAAGGAAAGAGAAAAGAAATATATGGTAAACTTCAAGAAGAATTAGCTAATGACCCACCATATAATTTTGAAATCTATGTAAACGCTATATATGCTGTAAACAAAAAGGTTACAGGAATAAAAGAAAAGATATTAGGACACCACGGAGCTGGATTCATATGGAATGCAGAGGAGTGGAAGGTTCAATGA
- a CDS encoding M20 metallopeptidase family protein codes for MLTEEILEIANNIKEELIHVRRYMHKYPELSFKEFKTSEFIKEKLKEHNINYIEDFHRTAVVALIKGRKEGKTILVRGDIDALPIEENNNLEYKSLNKGVMHACGHDAHIAWTLGAAIILNKLKDKIKGNVKFIFQPGEENQWGAKEMLKYGILENPKVDVAIAGHVWPDVQSGKIAIVNGCAMACANKFRIEIIGKGGHGASPQDTLDPIAIANEVYMAIQQIVSRKVDPYDSVVISIGIFKAQGSYNIIPDKVEMEGTIRTLSKEKMKEIIRLIDNILKGIVLIQGAKYRFDATEGVYPLINSEEFVYLAREAVVKVLGESNVEILKHGSMTGDDFSYFLNKVPGVFMYVGTLNNEKNINKPLHNCNFDIDEDIIYKASAVLSQLVIDYLNS; via the coding sequence ATGTTAACAGAGGAAATACTTGAAATTGCAAATAATATTAAAGAAGAGTTAATACATGTAAGAAGATATATGCATAAATACCCAGAATTATCCTTCAAAGAATTTAAAACCAGTGAATTTATAAAAGAAAAACTTAAAGAACATAATATAAATTATATTGAGGATTTTCATAGAACCGCTGTTGTAGCTTTAATTAAAGGTAGAAAAGAAGGGAAAACTATATTGGTAAGAGGTGATATAGATGCATTACCTATTGAAGAAAATAACAATTTAGAATATAAATCCTTAAATAAAGGAGTAATGCATGCTTGTGGCCATGATGCACATATAGCCTGGACTTTGGGTGCTGCAATAATATTAAATAAACTAAAGGATAAAATAAAAGGCAATGTAAAATTTATATTTCAGCCTGGAGAAGAAAATCAATGGGGAGCTAAAGAAATGCTGAAATATGGTATTTTAGAGAATCCTAAAGTAGATGTAGCCATTGCAGGCCATGTATGGCCAGACGTACAATCAGGAAAAATTGCTATAGTAAATGGATGTGCTATGGCCTGTGCAAATAAATTTAGAATAGAAATAATAGGGAAAGGTGGGCATGGAGCGTCCCCACAAGATACTTTAGATCCTATTGCAATAGCCAATGAGGTATATATGGCTATTCAACAAATTGTAAGTAGAAAAGTAGATCCTTATGATTCTGTAGTTATTAGTATTGGAATTTTTAAGGCACAGGGTTCTTATAATATAATACCAGATAAAGTCGAAATGGAGGGTACTATAAGAACTCTAAGTAAGGAGAAAATGAAAGAAATAATAAGATTAATAGATAATATTTTAAAAGGAATTGTGCTAATACAAGGGGCAAAGTATAGATTTGATGCTACAGAAGGTGTATATCCATTAATAAATAGTGAAGAATTTGTATATTTAGCTAGAGAGGCAGTAGTTAAAGTTTTAGGAGAAAGCAATGTGGAAATATTAAAGCATGGATCTATGACAGGAGATGATTTTTCTTATTTTCTAAATAAAGTTCCGGGAGTATTTATGTATGTTGGTACTTTAAATAATGAAAAAAATATAAATAAACCGCTTCATAACTGTAATTTTGATATTGATGAGGATATTATATATAAAGCATCAGCAGTATTGTCACAATTAGTTATTGATTACTTAAATTCTTAA
- a CDS encoding methyl-accepting chemotaxis protein, giving the protein MENLKVKNKILFMSSIMLIFTIIVGVTGYYFNAKSNKAIKKLYEDNLISVKVLNDARAQARGAEADVARIVILSKDVKAQEKLKKDIESRVEKFNKDIEEFKRIGLNSEKEKELLDYMEKSLNEFRQKREEVFKVASEGKMDLAAKKFSELNEVNENYQTALIELSDFNVKEAEKFKIENDRANAFSNRFITIILILSIIIALVITNIISKSIINPLKESVEYLDKLSTGDFTEKVSDKLLKRKDEVGQLTNAVSTMYESIRNIINDVLNEMTNSSNVVDNIDENINGLDKRIQESSTATEELSASMEETGASAEEMSATSEEIEKAVEDIALKAEEGASSAGKILTKVEELKFNAIESQKNANKVKTNIDSATKDAIEKSKTIEEINILSEAILEITSQTNLLALNAAIEAARAGESGKGFAVVAEEIRKLAEQSSQTVVRIQDTTKEVLKAVEELKKNSSNALNFIDSYIVKAHQDTVEVFDSYSKDATYYNDISNDLSATSEELLASIKNIVEVINNVAGAANEGAKDTTNIAQNNEKIVIASEDIVKSTDSLKKSSQKLISSVTKFKI; this is encoded by the coding sequence ATGGAAAATTTAAAAGTAAAAAACAAAATACTTTTCATGAGTTCAATTATGTTGATTTTTACAATAATTGTAGGGGTAACAGGATATTATTTTAATGCTAAATCTAATAAAGCTATTAAAAAACTATATGAAGATAATCTTATTAGTGTAAAAGTATTAAATGATGCAAGAGCTCAAGCAAGAGGGGCAGAAGCAGATGTTGCTAGAATAGTCATCTTATCTAAGGATGTAAAAGCTCAGGAAAAATTAAAAAAAGATATTGAAAGTAGAGTGGAAAAATTTAATAAAGATATTGAAGAATTTAAAAGAATAGGTCTCAACAGTGAAAAGGAAAAAGAACTTTTAGATTATATGGAAAAAAGTTTAAATGAGTTTAGACAAAAAAGAGAAGAAGTATTTAAAGTAGCCAGTGAAGGAAAAATGGATTTAGCCGCTAAAAAATTTAGTGAATTAAATGAGGTAAATGAAAATTATCAGACAGCTCTTATAGAATTATCAGATTTTAATGTTAAAGAAGCAGAAAAATTTAAGATTGAGAATGATAGAGCTAATGCTTTTTCAAATAGATTTATAACAATAATTTTAATTTTAAGTATAATTATAGCTCTAGTTATTACTAATATAATTTCTAAATCCATAATTAATCCATTAAAGGAATCAGTAGAATACTTAGATAAATTGTCTACAGGAGATTTTACGGAAAAGGTTTCAGATAAGCTTTTAAAGAGGAAAGATGAAGTTGGACAATTAACTAATGCAGTTAGCACAATGTATGAATCTATAAGAAATATAATAAATGATGTTTTAAATGAGATGACTAATTCAAGTAATGTAGTTGATAACATAGATGAAAACATTAATGGTTTAGATAAGAGAATACAAGAAAGTTCAACAGCCACAGAAGAATTATCTGCTAGTATGGAGGAGACAGGAGCTTCAGCAGAGGAAATGAGTGCAACTTCAGAGGAAATAGAAAAGGCCGTAGAGGATATAGCCTTAAAAGCAGAAGAGGGTGCAAGTAGTGCAGGCAAAATATTAACTAAAGTGGAAGAACTAAAATTTAATGCTATAGAATCTCAAAAAAATGCAAATAAAGTTAAAACTAATATAGATAGTGCCACCAAAGATGCTATAGAAAAGTCTAAAACCATAGAAGAAATAAATATATTATCTGAAGCTATACTTGAAATAACTTCTCAAACAAATTTATTAGCTTTAAATGCAGCTATTGAAGCTGCAAGAGCAGGAGAATCTGGTAAAGGGTTTGCAGTAGTGGCTGAAGAAATAAGGAAATTAGCAGAACAATCAAGTCAAACTGTAGTGAGAATACAAGATACTACAAAGGAAGTATTGAAAGCTGTAGAGGAGCTTAAAAAAAATTCAAGTAATGCATTAAACTTTATAGATAGTTATATAGTAAAAGCTCACCAAGATACAGTAGAAGTTTTTGATTCTTATAGCAAGGATGCTACCTATTATAATGATATATCTAATGATTTAAGTGCTACATCAGAAGAATTACTAGCTTCTATAAAAAACATAGTAGAAGTAATTAATAATGTAGCAGGTGCTGCTAATGAGGGAGCCAAAGATACCACTAATATAGCTCAAAATAATGAAAAAATTGTAATAGCTAGTGAAGATATTGTTAAATCTACAGATTCATTGAAAAAGAGTTCACAGAAATTAATAAGTTCTGTTACAAAATTTAAAATTTAA